A part of Silvimonas soli genomic DNA contains:
- a CDS encoding fused MFS/spermidine synthase → MLFRSKRISPAAHEEIQIDISDSLGIRKLHFGGDDTQSAMRVNDPIELVLAYTRCLFGFLLFAEPPKQALLIGLGGGSIAKWIHEKMPETHLRAVELHPQVVAVARSMFQTPADDDQFQVIVGDGAAHVYGMADDSADLIVMDAYGPSGIAESLATSDFFSACRDRLTADGILAVNLWGSDRRFETYRERLSQVFDGRVLLLPARQKGNVMAFCFARGLNNPTWQALAARAEVLKPRYGLEFDEFVSDLARLNAHNDRKLFI, encoded by the coding sequence ATGCTGTTTCGCTCCAAACGCATCAGCCCGGCGGCGCATGAAGAAATCCAGATTGATATCTCTGATTCTCTAGGCATTCGTAAACTGCATTTCGGCGGTGATGACACGCAAAGCGCCATGCGGGTGAATGACCCGATTGAACTGGTGCTGGCGTATACCCGCTGTTTGTTTGGTTTTTTGTTGTTCGCCGAGCCACCAAAACAAGCGTTGTTGATCGGCTTGGGCGGAGGGTCCATTGCCAAGTGGATCCACGAAAAAATGCCGGAGACACATCTGAGGGCGGTCGAACTGCATCCGCAAGTGGTCGCCGTTGCCCGCAGCATGTTCCAGACGCCTGCGGACGACGACCAGTTTCAGGTCATCGTGGGCGATGGCGCGGCGCATGTCTACGGCATGGCGGATGACAGCGCCGACCTGATTGTCATGGACGCCTACGGCCCCTCAGGCATTGCCGAATCATTGGCGACCTCCGATTTCTTCAGTGCCTGTCGCGATCGGCTGACTGCGGACGGGATTCTGGCCGTGAATCTGTGGGGTTCCGACCGACGGTTTGAGACCTATCGCGAACGCCTTTCGCAGGTTTTTGATGGCCGGGTGCTGCTGTTGCCCGCGCGCCAGAAGGGTAATGTCATGGCGTTTTGCTTTGCCCGTGGGTTAAACAACCCCACCTGGCAGGCGCTGGCAGCCAGGGCAGAAGTGCTCAAACCCCGCTACGGGCTCGAATTTGATGAATTTGTGAGCGACCTGGCGCGGTTGAATGCGCACAACGATCGCAAGCTATTCATTTGA
- a CDS encoding RNA pyrophosphohydrolase has protein sequence MLDRDGYRPNVGIIIINHRNQVFWGKRVREHSWQFPQGGIKQGETPEQAMFRELMEEVGLSHQQVEIIGRTREWLKYDVPTNWVRREWRGTYKGQKQIWFLLRLKGHDSDVCLRRTNHPEFDAWRWNDWWAPLEAVIEFKRGVYEAALSELARFLERTPDRRAHL, from the coding sequence ATGCTCGACCGAGACGGTTATCGTCCGAACGTCGGCATCATCATCATCAACCACAGGAATCAGGTCTTCTGGGGCAAACGCGTACGCGAGCATTCCTGGCAATTCCCGCAAGGCGGGATCAAACAGGGTGAAACACCGGAACAAGCCATGTTCCGCGAGCTGATGGAAGAAGTCGGCCTGTCACACCAACAGGTCGAGATCATCGGGCGCACGCGTGAGTGGTTGAAATATGATGTGCCGACTAACTGGGTTCGCCGCGAATGGCGCGGCACTTATAAAGGACAAAAGCAGATCTGGTTTTTACTGCGGCTCAAAGGGCATGACTCCGATGTCTGCCTGCGCCGTACCAACCACCCGGAATTCGACGCCTGGCGTTGGAATGACTGGTGGGCACCGCTGGAAGCCGTGATTGAATTCAAGCGCGGCGTCTATGAAGCGGCGTTGTCTGAACTGGCGCGCTTTCTTGAGCGTACGCCAGATCGACGGGCGCATCTTTAA
- a CDS encoding sensor histidine kinase, whose translation MPEASDRSPSEMHWRSLAGLNLFRLLCVVGLIISIVLFSRRLVLDPELRQPFVWLISGDLILIALFAITIRKRIPNFEIQLSAQVVTDVIFLVSLMDLFGGVKSGLGILLLPYLAAAGLISRGRMTLFHAAVASIALLIEQGWRVLNYQSSFDENFTPALLCIACFAVAWLGHRLSRLAEASEKLAEQRGVDLQNLAQVNQRILQDVSDGVVVVDGAGHIRQFNERAELLTGQRLQIGERLAASLPLLGKAVTGWQADRQRPLELVAGVSPQNTLRLRMVGLSAAEPGDVMVYLEDMDRLRQESQQLKLAALGRLTANLAHEIRNPLSAISHAAQLLGEETHSDPLYTRLTRIIDDNANRLERMVRDVLELNRRDRLQMTEIDLANWLQGFLLEFRQVENIVPQLTLSCPANAVIRFDPGHLHQVLWNLARNGWRYCSQGENSLTFTVELLDGRWQLDVFNDGPPVPADAQVQLFEPFFTTESKGTGLGLYIAREICAANAAQLEYAPPPDGGARFRITFGMNDGQKNTNG comes from the coding sequence ATGCCAGAAGCATCTGACCGCTCTCCCTCGGAAATGCACTGGCGCTCGCTCGCCGGGCTTAATCTGTTTCGTTTGCTGTGCGTGGTCGGCCTGATCATCAGCATCGTGTTGTTCTCCCGCCGACTGGTGCTTGATCCGGAGCTGCGCCAACCCTTTGTGTGGCTGATCAGTGGCGATCTGATCCTGATTGCGCTATTTGCCATCACCATCCGCAAACGCATTCCCAATTTTGAAATCCAGCTGAGTGCGCAAGTCGTCACGGACGTGATCTTTCTGGTCAGTCTGATGGATTTGTTTGGCGGGGTGAAAAGCGGCCTGGGCATTCTGTTATTGCCATATCTGGCCGCTGCCGGCTTGATCTCGCGTGGCCGCATGACGCTGTTTCACGCTGCAGTGGCCAGTATTGCGCTGCTGATTGAACAAGGCTGGCGGGTGCTCAATTACCAGTCCAGTTTTGACGAGAATTTCACCCCGGCTTTGTTGTGTATCGCTTGTTTCGCGGTGGCGTGGCTAGGACATCGTCTGTCGCGTCTGGCCGAAGCCAGCGAAAAACTGGCCGAGCAGCGCGGCGTGGATTTGCAGAATCTGGCACAGGTGAACCAACGCATTTTGCAAGATGTCTCGGATGGCGTGGTGGTGGTGGATGGTGCCGGGCATATCCGTCAGTTCAACGAGCGGGCGGAGCTATTGACCGGGCAACGTTTACAGATCGGCGAGCGGCTGGCCGCGTCCTTGCCGTTGCTGGGTAAGGCGGTAACCGGTTGGCAGGCGGACCGGCAACGCCCGCTGGAACTGGTGGCTGGCGTGTCACCACAAAACACCTTGCGCTTGCGCATGGTTGGCTTGTCTGCCGCCGAGCCGGGTGATGTGATGGTTTATCTGGAAGATATGGACCGGCTACGGCAGGAGTCGCAGCAACTCAAGCTGGCAGCGCTGGGACGGCTGACCGCCAATCTGGCCCATGAGATCCGCAATCCGCTGTCGGCAATTTCTCATGCGGCTCAATTGCTGGGCGAAGAAACACATTCCGATCCACTCTATACCCGGTTGACGCGCATTATTGACGACAACGCCAACCGGCTCGAACGCATGGTGCGGGATGTGCTCGAGTTGAATCGGCGTGACCGCCTGCAGATGACCGAAATCGACCTGGCTAACTGGTTGCAAGGCTTTTTGCTGGAGTTTCGTCAGGTAGAAAACATCGTTCCGCAGTTAACGCTGTCTTGTCCGGCCAATGCGGTGATACGGTTCGACCCCGGTCATTTGCATCAGGTGTTGTGGAATCTGGCGCGTAATGGCTGGCGTTATTGCAGCCAGGGCGAAAACAGCCTGACTTTTACCGTCGAGTTGCTTGACGGCCGCTGGCAACTGGACGTGTTTAATGACGGGCCGCCCGTGCCGGCTGATGCGCAAGTGCAACTGTTCGAGCCTTTCTTTACTACCGAATCCAAAGGCACCGGGCTTGGCTTGTATATTGCACGGGAAATCTGCGCCGCGAACGCAGCGCAACTGGAATACGCGCCCCCGCCAGATGGCGGAGCGCGCTTTCGCATTACCTTCGGAATGAATGATGGCCAGAAAAACACGAACGGATAA
- a CDS encoding sigma-54-dependent transcriptional regulator, with amino-acid sequence MARKTRTDKRVLVVDDEVDLAELLELTLLKMGLSVDTANSVAEARHCLDRQRYDFCLTDMRMTDGDGLEVIQYIQSKKLDLPVAVITAYGSTQNAVAALKAGAFDYLAKPVSLEQLRTLIKSALSLDDETDEATTSGQPPRMLLGESPAMKQVLELIDKLARSQAPVYVSGESGSGKERAARLIHAQSARVEKPFVAVNCGAIPENLMESEFFGYRKGAFTGADADRDGFFQAAHGGTLFLDEVADLPLPMQVKLLRAIQERKVRKVGATQEEAVDVRIISATHQNLARCVESGRFRQDLYYRLNVIELHMPPLREMGADVELIARNLLVRLAQQSGQTVPTFAPEALTALRHYAFPGNVRELENMLERALALCDGALIVADDLQINPAAESTREGGALDVTDSLQDYLDRVERAAILDALEKTSGNRTQAAKVLGVTFRSFRYRMERLGI; translated from the coding sequence ATGGCCAGAAAAACACGAACGGATAAGCGCGTATTGGTGGTCGACGATGAGGTCGACCTGGCCGAGTTGCTGGAGCTGACGTTGCTCAAAATGGGCCTGTCGGTCGATACCGCCAACAGTGTGGCCGAGGCTCGGCATTGCCTGGATCGCCAGCGTTACGATTTCTGCCTGACCGACATGCGCATGACCGATGGTGACGGGCTGGAAGTCATCCAGTACATCCAGAGTAAAAAGCTGGATTTGCCCGTGGCCGTGATTACCGCTTATGGCAGCACCCAGAATGCCGTGGCCGCACTCAAGGCCGGCGCGTTTGATTATTTGGCCAAGCCGGTGTCGCTGGAGCAACTGCGCACGCTGATCAAATCCGCCCTCAGTCTGGATGACGAAACAGACGAAGCAACCACCTCCGGTCAACCGCCGCGCATGCTGTTGGGCGAATCGCCGGCCATGAAACAAGTGCTGGAATTGATCGACAAACTCGCCCGCAGTCAGGCGCCGGTCTATGTCAGTGGCGAATCGGGTTCGGGCAAGGAGCGTGCGGCGCGGCTGATTCACGCCCAGTCAGCGCGCGTCGAAAAGCCGTTTGTGGCCGTTAACTGCGGCGCTATCCCCGAAAACCTGATGGAAAGCGAGTTTTTCGGTTACCGCAAAGGGGCGTTTACCGGCGCCGATGCCGATCGCGACGGTTTTTTCCAGGCCGCACATGGCGGCACATTGTTTCTGGATGAAGTGGCCGATCTGCCGTTGCCCATGCAGGTCAAACTGCTGCGGGCCATTCAGGAACGCAAAGTACGCAAGGTTGGCGCCACGCAAGAAGAAGCCGTGGACGTGCGCATTATCAGCGCCACGCATCAAAACCTGGCACGCTGCGTCGAAAGCGGCCGGTTTCGCCAGGACTTGTACTACCGGCTTAATGTGATTGAACTGCATATGCCGCCATTGCGTGAAATGGGCGCAGATGTCGAGCTGATTGCCCGCAATCTGCTTGTCCGACTGGCACAGCAAAGCGGGCAAACTGTTCCGACTTTTGCGCCAGAAGCGCTCACCGCGCTACGCCACTACGCTTTTCCCGGCAACGTACGTGAGCTGGAAAACATGCTGGAACGGGCGCTGGCGCTGTGTGACGGCGCGTTGATTGTGGCCGATGATTTGCAGATCAACCCCGCCGCCGAATCAACGCGTGAAGGCGGAGCGCTGGATGTAACTGACTCGCTGCAGGACTATCTGGACCGGGTTGAGCGTGCGGCAATTCTGGATGCGCTGGAGAAAACCAGCGGCAACCGCACTCAGGCCGCCAAGGTGCTGGGGGTGACTTTCCGGTCGTTCCGCTACCGAATGGAGCGTTTGGGGATTTGA
- a CDS encoding PhzF family phenazine biosynthesis protein gives MVKIPFHLLNVFGERRMGGCPLVICETAKRPDAAVAQRLAYQFCAPETGFLETRSQSWSAYTPQLALPYSTMVALGASSIAAQIAIGAPTIGYKKNDLWWVQTPQAHARAAQVDNLALAAALGLNPADLSGPLLWVDSDFTQLVIPLRARQHVLQVAPRLDLLMQSLGNPHHLLQIALWSNDGEVLTLRAFTADPFHLQEDFGAGSAAAAIGHWFIANGNAPPFSFRIEQGHTIHRRISPLSVLYLDVDAQRRVAVGGRVWQLGGGELEVDGI, from the coding sequence ATGGTAAAAATCCCGTTTCACCTTTTGAATGTGTTTGGCGAACGTCGCATGGGCGGCTGTCCGCTGGTCATTTGTGAGACCGCAAAACGCCCGGATGCAGCGGTTGCGCAGCGCCTGGCCTATCAGTTTTGTGCTCCGGAAACCGGTTTTCTGGAAACGCGCAGCCAGTCCTGGTCGGCCTACACGCCGCAGTTGGCGCTGCCTTATTCCACGATGGTGGCGCTCGGTGCTTCGAGCATTGCCGCGCAAATTGCCATCGGCGCCCCCACCATCGGCTACAAAAAGAACGACTTGTGGTGGGTGCAAACGCCGCAAGCCCACGCTCGCGCGGCTCAAGTGGATAACCTGGCGCTGGCAGCTGCCTTGGGACTCAACCCTGCCGATTTGTCCGGCCCGCTTTTATGGGTGGATAGCGACTTCACCCAGTTGGTCATCCCGCTGCGTGCGCGTCAGCATGTGCTGCAAGTGGCGCCCCGACTGGATCTGTTGATGCAGAGTCTGGGCAATCCGCATCATTTATTGCAGATTGCTTTGTGGAGTAACGATGGCGAAGTGCTGACGCTGCGGGCCTTCACGGCGGACCCGTTCCATCTGCAGGAAGATTTTGGTGCGGGCAGCGCGGCGGCGGCCATCGGCCACTGGTTTATCGCCAACGGCAACGCGCCGCCATTCTCTTTCCGCATAGAACAAGGCCACACCATCCACCGCCGAATCTCACCGTTGTCGGTGCTGTATCTGGATGTCGATGCCCAGCGTCGGGTCGCCGTGGGCGGGCGCGTGTGGCAATTGGGTGGTGGCGAACTGGAAGTGGACGGGATTTGA
- the ppc gene encoding phosphoenolpyruvate carboxylase — protein MSSALELIAEKDLPLARDLEILADVLESTIREQTGNAAADQIGAIRDLAIRYVEGRDPEASVALARTLSTLDLSNAMALVRAFSYFSHLSNIAEDLHHNRRRRIHKMHGSEAQRGSIEAAINALIARDIKPSEILAMLGETLIAPVLTAHPTEVKRKTILECHAAISELLVARDRNAMTREEERANREALERVVLTLWQTREIRTFKLKVQDEVENGATFFRSTFLHEVPRLYIDLEDKLAALSGADVELPNFVHIGSWIGGDRDGNPFVNGDVMRYAVSRQSGIALDYYYQQCSKLGAELSMSTRLVQVDQALQRLAEQAAEDERKTEEPYRLAVGHITARIFATAIKIGTFHHQLHDVARAPEYESAAELERDLQIVSDSLKSHGAAKLANGRLRRLLRAVSVFGFYLAPVDMRQHAGMHEKVISELFQKAGLEDYPKLDEASRRVVLLRELASPRPLICPHVDYTEDTQKEVDIYAAAAELQARYGSEVLPNYIISNCESVSDLLEVAVLMNEVGLIQLTPIPKAKINVIPLFETTADLRNSGQIMAELFALPQWRTIVAARGQVQEVMLGYSDSNKDGGYLTSNWELYKAELNLVKVFEGVGIKMRLFHGRGGTVGRGGGPAFDAIVAQPVGSVNGQIRITEQGEVIASKFADREVGRRNLEIMISATLEASFPTDEQARVDTPERHKLAERLSLRAYQAYRDLVYATPEFITYFREATPINEIPNLNIGSRPSARKNTNSIADLRAIPWVFSWSQCRLMLPGWFGFGTAIAEYLAETDEAGLAVLQELYREWPFFQVTVSNMEMVLAKSDIAIAARYSELVQDQDLARRIFGRIRDEWQRAVDAVLAITGHKELLGDNPMLARSLDNRLPYLDPLNHLQVELLKRLRAGDESEDLQHAVHLTINGIAAGLRNSG, from the coding sequence ATGTCTTCTGCACTTGAACTGATTGCCGAAAAAGACCTGCCACTGGCGCGTGACCTTGAAATCCTGGCCGATGTGCTCGAGAGCACCATTCGCGAACAAACCGGTAATGCCGCCGCGGACCAGATCGGTGCCATTCGGGATCTCGCAATTCGTTATGTGGAAGGCCGCGATCCGGAAGCCAGTGTGGCGCTTGCCCGCACATTGTCGACGCTTGATCTGTCCAACGCCATGGCGCTAGTGCGAGCATTCAGTTATTTCTCGCATCTGTCCAATATAGCGGAGGACTTGCATCATAACCGTCGTCGCCGTATCCACAAAATGCATGGCTCGGAAGCGCAACGTGGCAGTATCGAAGCGGCTATCAATGCGCTGATCGCCCGCGATATCAAGCCATCTGAAATTCTGGCGATGCTGGGCGAAACGCTCATCGCGCCGGTGCTCACTGCCCACCCGACTGAAGTCAAACGTAAAACCATTCTGGAATGCCACGCTGCGATTTCCGAATTGCTGGTAGCGCGTGACCGCAATGCCATGACGCGCGAAGAAGAGCGCGCCAATCGCGAAGCACTGGAACGCGTGGTGCTGACGCTGTGGCAAACCCGCGAAATCCGTACCTTCAAGCTCAAGGTGCAGGACGAAGTCGAAAACGGTGCCACGTTCTTCCGCAGCACTTTCCTGCATGAAGTGCCACGTTTGTATATCGATCTGGAAGACAAACTGGCCGCGTTGTCCGGCGCCGATGTCGAGCTGCCCAATTTTGTGCACATCGGTTCGTGGATTGGGGGCGACCGCGACGGTAATCCGTTTGTGAATGGCGATGTGATGCGCTACGCCGTGTCGCGCCAATCGGGTATCGCGCTGGATTACTACTATCAACAGTGTTCCAAATTGGGCGCTGAACTTTCCATGTCGACGCGCCTGGTGCAAGTCGACCAGGCGCTGCAACGCCTGGCAGAACAAGCCGCAGAAGACGAACGCAAGACAGAAGAGCCGTATCGTCTGGCCGTGGGTCATATCACCGCGCGTATTTTTGCCACCGCCATCAAGATCGGCACTTTCCATCATCAACTGCATGATGTGGCGCGTGCGCCGGAATACGAAAGCGCCGCCGAGCTGGAACGCGATCTGCAAATTGTGTCGGATTCGCTCAAGTCGCATGGCGCCGCCAAACTGGCCAATGGCCGTCTGCGTCGCTTGCTGCGTGCCGTGTCGGTATTTGGTTTCTACCTGGCACCGGTGGACATGCGCCAGCACGCTGGCATGCATGAAAAGGTGATTTCGGAACTGTTCCAGAAAGCCGGTCTTGAGGATTATCCCAAGCTGGATGAAGCCTCACGCCGCGTGGTACTGCTGCGTGAACTGGCCAGCCCGCGCCCGCTGATCTGCCCGCATGTGGATTACACCGAAGATACCCAGAAAGAAGTGGATATCTATGCCGCCGCCGCTGAGTTGCAGGCGCGTTATGGCTCCGAAGTACTGCCCAATTACATCATTTCCAACTGCGAGTCGGTCTCCGACCTGCTGGAAGTGGCGGTATTGATGAATGAAGTCGGTCTGATTCAACTCACTCCGATTCCAAAAGCAAAGATCAACGTTATCCCGCTGTTTGAAACCACCGCCGACCTGCGTAACAGCGGCCAGATCATGGCTGAACTGTTTGCCTTGCCGCAGTGGCGCACCATCGTGGCCGCACGCGGTCAGGTGCAGGAAGTCATGCTGGGTTATTCGGACTCCAACAAGGACGGCGGTTACCTCACATCCAACTGGGAGCTGTACAAAGCCGAACTGAACCTGGTCAAGGTGTTTGAGGGCGTTGGTATCAAGATGCGCCTGTTCCATGGTCGCGGCGGTACGGTGGGTCGTGGCGGTGGTCCGGCATTTGATGCCATCGTGGCGCAGCCAGTGGGTTCAGTGAACGGCCAGATTCGTATTACCGAGCAGGGCGAAGTGATTGCCTCCAAGTTTGCTGACCGCGAAGTCGGTCGCCGCAATCTGGAAATCATGATCTCCGCCACGCTGGAAGCCAGCTTCCCGACGGATGAACAAGCCCGCGTTGATACGCCAGAGCGTCACAAGCTGGCCGAGCGCCTGTCGCTGCGTGCGTATCAGGCCTACCGTGATCTGGTTTACGCCACACCGGAATTCATCACTTATTTCCGTGAAGCCACGCCGATCAACGAGATCCCGAACCTGAACATCGGTTCGCGTCCAAGTGCGCGCAAGAACACCAATTCGATCGCCGATCTGCGGGCGATTCCTTGGGTGTTCTCCTGGTCGCAATGCCGTTTGATGCTGCCGGGCTGGTTTGGCTTTGGCACGGCGATTGCCGAATACCTGGCCGAGACCGACGAAGCGGGTCTGGCCGTCTTGCAAGAACTGTATCGCGAATGGCCGTTCTTCCAGGTCACCGTATCCAATATGGAAATGGTGCTGGCCAAGTCGGATATCGCCATTGCCGCGCGTTACTCCGAACTGGTGCAGGATCAGGACCTGGCTCGCCGTATCTTCGGTCGTATCCGTGATGAATGGCAACGCGCTGTAGACGCCGTGCTGGCCATCACTGGTCACAAAGAGCTGCTGGGTGATAACCCGATGCTGGCGCGCAGCCTCGATAATCGTCTGCCGTATCTGGACCCGCTCAACCACTTGCAAGTTGAATTGCTCAAGCGCCTGCGTGCGGGTGATGAAAGCGAAGACCTGCAACACGCGGTGCATTTGACGATTAACGGGATTGCGGCCGGTTTGCGTAACAGTGGTTAA
- a CDS encoding glycosyl hydrolase family 18 protein: MAAHSFAAYPAWVDGGTYTAGTIVVYNGHDYQALVTQTDYVGANWNPAATPSLWKDLGADAGGSPTPTPTPAPTPVPTPAPTPAPTPAPTPAPTPAPTPAPTPSGSCAAVWNATTAYNTGNTVSLNGVNYVANWWTQGQSPATNSGASGSGQPWTIVANCSGGTPTPTPTPTPAPTPTPTPTPAPTPTPTPAPTPTPTPTPAPTPTPTPAPTPSGKYQVGSYFAQWGIYSLGYNVKNIDTSGSAAKMTFLNYAFNNIYKQADGTYQCQGQVTVTEQGATNPNAAGAGTGGDAWADIQKGFDATTSVSGVADTWNQTVKGNFNQLKQLKAKYPNLKVIMSLGGWTWSKYFSAAAATDTGRKALVSSCVNLYIKGNYPVDSGSGTGGTGVLAGIFDGIDIDWEYPGIQGVGYNTVDPVNDKHNYSLLMQEFRSELDAYGATTGKHYLLTATTGAGSDKIAQEEPAALASSVDWLNLMAYDYHGGFETTGPTDFQANLYGDPASPNISNGGTVATYFTDDAVKELVAAGFPIAKLNLGIPFYGRGWTGVKNVNNGMYQTATGPAAGASEAGINNYNVLKSAAGNIFYNNTVVGLYKFDGTNWWSYDDPSIIATKLNYTKTKGMGGVFSWSLDGDDTSATLMNAMGAINQ; the protein is encoded by the coding sequence GTGGCGGCCCATTCTTTTGCTGCATATCCGGCCTGGGTAGACGGCGGTACTTATACTGCTGGCACCATCGTTGTTTACAACGGCCATGATTATCAAGCGCTGGTCACCCAGACTGATTATGTGGGTGCCAACTGGAACCCGGCTGCGACGCCAAGTCTGTGGAAGGATCTGGGAGCGGATGCTGGCGGTTCGCCAACGCCTACTCCGACACCTGCGCCGACGCCAGTCCCGACACCGGCTCCAACGCCGGCTCCAACGCCAGCGCCGACCCCGGCACCAACGCCTGCTCCTACTCCCGCACCTACACCAAGTGGTAGCTGTGCGGCGGTCTGGAATGCAACCACTGCCTACAACACCGGCAACACCGTTAGCCTGAATGGCGTTAACTATGTGGCCAACTGGTGGACGCAAGGCCAGAGCCCGGCCACCAATTCGGGTGCCAGCGGTAGCGGCCAGCCATGGACGATCGTAGCGAACTGTTCGGGTGGCACGCCGACTCCGACACCTACTCCAACACCGGCGCCGACACCTACTCCGACGCCAACTCCTGCTCCGACGCCTACCCCAACGCCGGCTCCAACCCCGACACCGACACCGACTCCCGCGCCGACACCTACCCCGACTCCAGCTCCAACTCCGTCGGGCAAGTATCAAGTGGGTTCGTACTTCGCGCAGTGGGGTATTTACTCGCTTGGCTATAATGTGAAGAACATCGACACCAGCGGTTCCGCTGCCAAGATGACCTTCCTGAACTACGCCTTCAACAACATCTACAAGCAAGCCGACGGTACCTATCAATGCCAGGGTCAAGTGACCGTGACTGAGCAAGGCGCCACCAACCCGAACGCAGCAGGTGCTGGTACGGGTGGCGATGCGTGGGCTGATATCCAGAAGGGCTTTGACGCAACCACTTCGGTGAGCGGCGTTGCAGACACCTGGAACCAGACCGTGAAGGGTAACTTCAACCAGCTCAAGCAACTGAAAGCCAAGTATCCAAACCTGAAAGTGATCATGTCACTGGGCGGCTGGACCTGGTCCAAGTACTTCTCGGCAGCTGCTGCCACCGACACTGGCCGCAAGGCGCTGGTTTCCAGCTGCGTCAACTTGTACATCAAGGGTAACTACCCGGTTGATTCCGGTTCGGGTACCGGCGGTACTGGTGTACTGGCTGGCATCTTCGACGGTATCGATATCGACTGGGAATACCCGGGTATCCAGGGCGTTGGCTACAACACGGTTGATCCGGTCAATGACAAGCACAACTACTCGCTGCTGATGCAGGAATTCCGTAGCGAACTTGATGCTTATGGCGCCACCACCGGCAAGCATTATCTGCTGACGGCGACCACCGGCGCGGGTTCAGACAAGATCGCTCAGGAAGAACCGGCCGCATTGGCTTCCTCGGTAGATTGGCTGAACCTGATGGCGTACGACTACCACGGTGGCTTTGAAACCACCGGTCCGACGGACTTCCAGGCCAATCTGTATGGCGACCCGGCAAGCCCGAATATCTCGAATGGCGGCACGGTAGCAACGTACTTTACCGATGATGCAGTCAAAGAGTTGGTCGCGGCAGGCTTCCCGATCGCCAAACTCAATCTGGGCATTCCGTTCTACGGACGTGGCTGGACTGGCGTGAAGAACGTGAACAACGGCATGTACCAGACTGCAACCGGCCCGGCAGCGGGTGCTTCTGAGGCAGGCATCAACAACTACAACGTGTTGAAATCCGCCGCAGGTAACATCTTCTACAACAATACCGTGGTTGGTCTGTACAAGTTCGATGGTACCAACTGGTGGAGCTACGATGATCCGTCGATCATCGCCACCAAGCTGAACTACACCAAGACCAAGGGTATGGGCGGTGTGTTCTCCTGGTCGCTGGATGGGGATGACACCTCCGCTACCCTGATGAACGCGATGGGCGCCATCAACCAGTAA
- a CDS encoding FUSC family protein: MALHPSLILATTPINTRKMFRGAVAVGLPLLIALTRGEFLPAVYGGVAGFYTLFVDYGGETSERIAAIIYMTLGMLLAGIAGVAGHYVPGAGLALLVGFALFAGWLQGAGGSVEFIGKYWLVAFLFGDSAPDLPPLCGTYLILGGISGILSILLSLKLFKEPEYQTAPMLREAARHLMRRRHNNGAFALYFAVLVLSGYLLGQWLGLLRFYWVPLTIAIVTVYDAHHSVHRLIQRLVGSMIGVIAGAAVIYYVNNEWVLALLVTLMAAMTPAAQARNYWVAVIPITALVMVLLDFGLQRVIASPMHFALARVENTVLACALCAVGSGLYLRMLPKIEAWQAKQHKPGVY, encoded by the coding sequence ATGGCGCTGCATCCTTCACTGATTCTGGCCACTACCCCGATCAACACCCGCAAAATGTTTCGCGGCGCGGTTGCCGTGGGGTTACCGCTACTGATTGCACTGACGCGGGGAGAGTTTTTACCGGCGGTTTACGGCGGCGTTGCCGGTTTTTATACGCTGTTCGTTGATTATGGCGGCGAAACCAGTGAGCGCATTGCCGCCATTATCTATATGACCTTAGGGATGTTGCTGGCGGGCATTGCCGGTGTTGCAGGCCATTATGTGCCGGGCGCCGGGCTGGCCTTGCTGGTGGGCTTTGCCTTGTTTGCGGGCTGGCTGCAAGGTGCTGGCGGCTCGGTCGAGTTCATTGGCAAGTACTGGCTGGTGGCCTTTTTGTTTGGCGATAGCGCGCCGGATCTGCCGCCGTTATGTGGCACCTATCTGATTCTTGGCGGGATTTCCGGCATTTTGTCGATCCTGTTATCGCTGAAACTGTTCAAAGAACCGGAATACCAGACGGCGCCCATGCTGCGCGAAGCGGCCCGGCATTTAATGCGGCGGCGTCACAATAACGGCGCCTTTGCGCTGTACTTTGCTGTGCTGGTGTTGTCGGGTTATTTATTGGGCCAATGGCTGGGCTTGCTGCGTTTTTACTGGGTGCCGCTGACCATTGCCATCGTCACCGTTTACGACGCGCACCACAGCGTGCATCGCCTTATTCAACGGCTGGTCGGCTCAATGATCGGCGTAATCGCTGGCGCCGCAGTGATCTATTACGTGAACAACGAATGGGTACTGGCCTTGCTGGTCACGCTTATGGCCGCAATGACCCCGGCAGCGCAGGCGCGTAATTACTGGGTGGCGGTGATCCCGATTACCGCGTTGGTGATGGTCCTGCTGGATTTCGGCCTGCAGCGGGTGATCGCCTCGCCCATGCATTTCGCCTTGGCACGCGTGGAAAATACCGTGCTGGCCTGCGCACTGTGCGCAGTGGGTTCGGGGCTTTACTTGAGAATGCTGCCCAAGATAGAAGCCTGGCAGGCGAAGCAGCATAAGCCGGGCGTGTATTGA